The proteins below come from a single Eucalyptus grandis isolate ANBG69807.140 chromosome 3, ASM1654582v1, whole genome shotgun sequence genomic window:
- the LOC104415262 gene encoding transcription factor MYB108, which produces MDAKGMIRGAHHSGSGGDSDSQEDDQQAIMEDLRRGPWTVEEDLTLVNYIANHGEGRWNSLARSAGLKRTGKSCRLRWLNYLRPDVRRGNITLEEQLLILELHSRWGNRWSKIAQHLPGRTDNEIKNYWRTRVQKHAKQLKCDVNSKQFKDAMKYLWMPRLVERIQAASASVSTATVAAAAMAAPPTMATTAASNIGGMAFPPALAGMGGDFRGGRLNVAPSYSTPENSCTTASSDSFGAQVSPVSDLTDLTEYYPIPAGDNPNPDYYQPNNNGQGCYQESSLTSPCAYFNNYGMDFQACMDQNNNQWLDDGGTSDNLWNLADDWYSQQQQQPHAASIINNNF; this is translated from the exons ATGGACGCGAAGGGGATGATCAGAGGCGCCCACCacagcggcagcggcggcgacaGCGACAGCCAGGAGGACGATCAGCAGGCGATTATGGAGGACTTGCGGAGAGGTCCGTGGACGGTGGAGGAGGACCTCACCCTCGTCAATTACATTGCCAACCACGGCGAAGGACGCTGGAACTCCCTCGCCCGCAGCGCAG GTTTGAAACGGACCGGAAAGAGTTGCCGGCTGCGGTGGCTGAATTACCTCCGCCCCGACGTTCGGCGCGGGAACATAACCCTCGAAGAGCAGCTCTTGATCCTCGAGCTCCATTCCCGCTGGGGCAATCG ATGGTCGAAGATCGCGCAACACTTGCCGGGCAGGACCGACAACGAGATCAAGAACTACTGGCGAACCCGGGTGCAGAAGCACGCGAAGCAGCTCAAATGTGACGTCAACAGCAAGCAGTTCAAGGACGCCATGAAATACCTCTGGATGCCGAGGCTGGTCGAGAGGATCCAAgccgcctccgcctctgtcTCGACCGCTactgtcgccgccgccgccatggcaGCCCCACCCACAATGGCCACCACCGCAGCATCCAACATCGGCGGCATGGCTTTCCCGCCGGCCCTGGCGGGCATGGGCGGCGACTTCAGGGGCGGGCGACTGAATGTGGCGCCCAGCTACAGCACCCCGGAGAACTCCTGCACGACGGCGTCTTCCGACTCATTCGGTGCGCAGGTCTCACCCGTCTCGGACCTTACCGACCTGACCGAGTACTACCCTATCCCGGCCGGCGACAACCCGAACCCGGATTACTACCAGCCTAACAATAATGGCCAAGGATGCTACCAGGAGTCGTCTCTTACTAGTCCCTGTGCATACTTCAACAACTATGGAATGGACTTCCAAGCGTGCATGGATCAGAACAACAATCAGTGGTTGGACGATGGGGGCACGTCGGACAACTTGTGGAATTTGGCGGATGATTGGTACtcacaacagcagcagcagccgcacGCAGCTTCTATCATCAACAATAACT